The following nucleotide sequence is from Apium graveolens cultivar Ventura chromosome 4, ASM990537v1, whole genome shotgun sequence.
TAGACATTATAAATACCACTCATTGCTTGTAATTCTGGTACTGGGGTCCGCCGATATCCTGCCATCTGATAAAGCTTCAGCGTTTGCAGCTGCATACTAGTCCCCAAGAACCTGCAATCGAAATTTAAAACTTAACAGTTGAATCTTTTGACAAGATATAGAACTCTTGATTTTCTTTTTCTACTCTAATAAATATATACTTCAATACAAATTATCATTTCTTTGATCTACAAAACTTTAGGAGTGTACACAACTTTGTCTAATCAAGCTTCACAGCTAATACCTCCAATTTCTTGCTTCAACGTACAGGAGAAGAGATCTTATACTTAATATTGTCGTCGCATTGCTGGAGCTTCAGCGACACTGACACGGATTTGCCTGCCATCAAGTTCCTACATGATTGCAACTTGAGTTAGAAATAACTTATATAGATGAAACCATAAACGTTGGATGTAAAATACAACATGAATTTAATGTAAGTTGAAATAAAAAAATTCCTGTAATAGGCGCCCTTAAATTTGTTTAAGAACAAATGACTGGTGTGTTCAAACTTTGAAAGGTGAACTATTAACTAAATATCAGGAACAATTCGACAATTGTTAAGTCTTTAAGCGTATGTTTTTCTTCATCTTATCATTTCGTCCATTCCCCCCATGACTTTGTTTAATCTGTTTTTTTGAATAGTGGACTTCACAAACATGCATATATTCAATATCAAGCTAGCCAATTTGAGGTAAAAAGGTTTTATTGAATTGACTTGAGTTGCAATTGTCATGAATAAAGCATGCATTCGTGTTCAGATCATTGTTCTAACATGTAACACAAAAGGCCCTTTCTAATGAATGTCGTGTGTAATAAACAAATGTCTACAAAATATGAGTAGAACAAGTAAAGAGGAACACTTACAGCACCATTCAATGAATCAATTGCACGATTAACCTCATTGGCAGAACCGTAGGTCACAAATCCAAAGCCCCTTGATCTACCACTTTCCCTGTCATAGACAACCTTGGCTTCCAAAACCTTCCCCTGTTCACTGAACAAGGTTTCAAGAGCCAAATTGTCAACACCCCAGGCAAGGTTTCCAACATATACCCTGTTGGTGTTGTCAAAACTCCTTCCGCCACTCCTAGGTGCTCTAAAAGGATTATCTTCTCTGGGAGGAGGCGGCCCGGCATTCACCCTCAATGGTCTACCATCAAGTTCCTGCCAGATTCATAGAGATTTGCAAGAAATTAGACCCTTTTCTTGAATTTACCAACTTACAAAAATATGCATAAAAAACACATGTCAATAAAAAAAACTTTTAATGATTTAAACGTTCAGATCATATATATTACTGTCCAATTTCTGCTCTTTCTTTCAAGGAATGCAAATGAAATTGAAACTTGGAATGAGCCCAACCAGGTATAAGGAATCGGATAAAGAAAAACTTCAGTGTCAAAATTATCATACTTACGTAGCCATTGAACTGTTCGACAGCTGCTTGTACTTCTTCCATTGACGACATTGTAACAAATCCAAATCCACGACTTCTTCCagaaattttatcataaataACCTGCAAAGGGgaataatttcataatttattCTCTCATATCCCCATATATCTAATATATTTTGCCCACAAGAAATGCACAATGTTGGTACCTAATATAAATGATGCACATTAAGTCCTATATAACAGATTTGGAATGAGAATCCATCATCATACAGTACATTTATAATTGCACATACATAAACGAGTCACATTGGATTTAAAAGTCTCTACATTTATCAAAATGTTGCAAAACTGATCCAAGGTGCTCACGAAAAGTAGATTAGCCAGCACAACCCCACTAACATACACAACCATCGTAGAATAGTCCATATGTGTATACTTTCTCAAACCATTTATCCAATTGCAAGATAAAACTAAGATTTGCAACATTTGTATCGAAGTATTTGTTCTTCATAAAAAATCCGATATCAATAAAACCGTCATTACAGAAATTTAAATACACATGCACCGTACCCCAACAGGGTTTCGAACACTAAGGCATAACCAGCAAATTATACAGACCCACATACAAAAAATATGGTAAAATCCAGGAAAGAAAAGGACATACTTGACCAAAATAAAGAGTGGACAAAAAACAAGAAAGAAATGTACCTCAACCATTTCAACATTGCCAGAAGATTCAAAAAGGCCAGCAAGAGTGGCACTATCACAGCTAAAAGGCAAATTACCCACAAAAATCTTAAGGTCAGGAGAGAAAGAAGCTACTCTCTCAGCTGGCTCTTCTTCTACTTGTTCTACTTCACTCAACTCATTTTCAAAAACAGCATCACTTGCATCATCCACTTCAACTCCAAAATCAGAAGAAACAGCTAACTTGAGCACACGACAAGGCAGTGAGAGTTGAAAGAATTTAATGGAAGATAAACAAGTGGAGAGTGGCTTGTTATTATTGTTGATGATGATAGAGATAGAGGAGAGTGAATTAGAAAAGGGCTTTGTGGAGTGAGTTTTGGGTGTTAGAGGTAACAAGTGAAGTGAAGATGTAGCTGCAGCAGAAGCCATGGTTAGAGAGATTGGAGAGATGGGTATGGAGTTCAGTGAGAGGTTTATGAAACGATAAGGTTTTTCTTACAAGGAAACTGAACAAATGGTTGTGCTGTTCTGTTCTGTTCTGTTCTGTTCTTACTTCTTATTATATATATGCAGAGGTGAACCAAAAAAAGCGACCGAACCTTGAAACTAACCAAACCCGTCCcgagaatattttatttaaatcaaaatttttattaaataattttttccaTAAAAAATTGTAGAAAAAGAACTAACTATTATACTACAAATTATAATAATTTTGTCTACCACATAAAATCTTTATATAAAATCAAAGTGTGTAATATTTCACTTATACTTTGtacttaaaaaataatatttataaatatctctaataacataaaaaataaaaattgtcCCATAAGAAATAAAAATTGTCCCACAACACGTGCATATTTTTTAACataaataagaatatatatatatatatgagtaaagttctatggagttcACCTTTTAATTGGAGTTCTCGGAGTCCacgttatatatatatatatatatatatatatatatatatatatatattgtagaGCGGGGAAAATTCAGGCCGGGTAGATATTAAAAATTGTCCTCGATCTACTCCCTGTTATTTTTCTGAAATCGTCCTTGTTTCCCGACCCGTACACGAAAAAATCTCCAAACCCCCGCCACTTTCGGTGCGAAGATTGGGACATTTTTGGAGATTATCTCTGATTTTATTTGACATATTTGGGAACAACCGATCTTGACAAGTTATGTTATCACAATGTCGGGATCTGAAAATAAGAGTTGTTTTATTAAGATCTTACATTATATTAGGAAATATAActtatttttttttcattttagtGTTAAAAATAGTTATTCCTATTGTGTTTGACATACTAAATAGTTCATAAATTATTCTTAACAGTTTTGTAAAATTATATGGCCTAAAGCGTTCTCAAGTGTAGGTTTTAGTAGCACTTTCAACGCCTTTTAACTCATTTTCttgtatttttttattaaatatttttcttCTAGTACTCTATTCTATCTAAATTATCCGTAAACTTAAGTTAGACATGCATGTTTGAGATAACCCGTAAGTTCCATCTCCAACCTTTTTTTAGTTTAAATTACATGTTAAGAGCCCCTCATAGGTATGGACAAAACACATCAAGACACAATCAAGACGgtgaataattttattataaattatgatGGTATCGACGACCATAGATTCGCGAccaatgaattttttttataaaattattcttaagtcaatatgacaaccctaagtaaaatgtatgataatctatatttgtattatgtattgtaattcttaagtctgtaaaaaaTATTCAAgggcagactgaagtctttttctgtaaacagtatcaaatCTAAGAATTACATCTGGAAGAATATTGAGAAAATCatgtctcagaagaattatgaagaaacttggagttgaataaatctgttatgggaaaaatattctaagtcaagttctctacaagtcacagattgagtattatagagaagtcattcgagaactccagaatgacttatcgacagGTCAgaaaaagctactagagaactcagagatatcgacaagccaaattgaagacatgaagattggagatatcgacaagatatttcttcactagagaactctgagatatcgataagtctatttgtctcgagagaactcagagttatcgataagttaaaGTGAAGACATAAAGAAATGAGATCTCGACAatccaaattctcttatagagaactcagagacttcgacaagtcaaaactatgtagagtgattagagatctcgataagcaaatatacatatcgagatgtcaagttctctatatacataactggagatcttgagataaaattcaaagtacaaagtgcagaccggttcaatatccaagataatcaagcaacaaacaatctaatcagttggattgacaagtctacaaaagcagcttgaagagtacaagatcaatgGCCAAGATTATCTGACAGAGCAAAGTCACAGACGTGCAAGATTACCAAAGATAcattaagccagaaatagaaagatttggttatccaaaaataggatttagtacatgttgttgcatgttgtgtaataaccaatgtttactgttctataaaataaatactggatgctttgttagccataaaaattaagataacaaaaatcttgtattctctcaagtaagaagctaagctctttatcatTAAAGAGCCTAGaaaattttgtagcaagacattcttaattttaatataaaattaagtgagttttgaaagacctgtgttctttattattagatctttaattttagtattaacacatttcactacaagatttaatttaccttgttcaccaccataaacaaatcaagaaaagctcaaaaatactaaaacacattcaccccccctctgtgtgttattcattacctaacaagtgatatcagagcaaactctgaaagtaaacagattcaagatcttggaagaatgaatacacagaaaattagtagtatcaaaatccctacttttgataagactaactacactctatggaagaataaaatgttgttatttatcaggatggccaatttattatatattcagattctcaataATGGGCCTTTCACTTCTATgataagagttgaggaatctacagatggagatatggtcattccagctcattatgctcctaaagatccttcagagtaCATTGAGcttgagaaagaaaaagtctccctggacagtggcttgcagttgatcttaataaagtcacttgacaatgtaatgtacaacaacattgtcaactgtgacactgctaagcagatctgggaaaagatagagatattgtgtgaaggaactgaggaagttagatcaaatcaaagaagaataccgatttcacagtatgagggtttcatggctaagccaaaggaaaacattattgatgtgtttgaaaggtttaacaagctgattaatgacttgcagctacatgattAATATTATGAAGcaaagaagtgaacttgaagtttttgctcacactccctgaccatttggaacagaaaatctcagcaatcagaaaagggagagacttgagtagatttactctggaagttttatatggaatcttaaaaacatatgaattggaaatgattcaaaggaaatcatatTGTAGATGGTTCAATTGCTCTTATTGTTAGTGAAAGCCAGACGtttaatgatgagccaagattcCAGACTCCAAGTGTCTCAACTAGTGATCAAAGAAATAATGATTCACATGAACAAGTCATATTGGAATTGGAAGAAtatgagttctacaccctggatgaacttgatgaacTAGATCAATCAATGGCCCATATGgcaagaaaattctctaacatttgagtaaagaagccaagattcttcaagggaaaaggacaatcattcaacaaagaaaATAGCTGGAAAGAAAAGGGGAAGTACACACCTGATAGTAAAAATGGCTATaaaactggatctattgacatatcaaagataaggtgctataaATGTTATGAGTTAGGCCATTATTCTAtcgaatgcaggaaacccaagaaagcaaagaaagacaaagcttatcttgaattggaagcaaagtattaagctcttctgaagaaacagcaaagcaaatcCTATATTGCaaaaggaaagagttgggatgattctgacaataatgaagatgaggaagctggaaattatgcattaatggccttggagcaaggagagtcatcctcatcaaaaacacaggtaccaactcttaccaccattgatttaaatgtgaatcaatataaggaaactattggtgagactgcgtagctgtatgtacagttacgtgataactcgatatgataacaacactagaataggacaggttaataatactacgtctacacaaaaaatcaggaagaatgaagacaaggcaaatacaaagaatcagaagattagaagaaggcctgaagtctgtctacaggtcactgaaagaagttcattaatatgatcatgtctcagtgaagaacaaaggttaaagactttcagggtttcagaaatgttgaagattcagtatacaagtgctaccggaagatttcagtgtattggcattgattgaagataaataatgttcgaagcataggaatatgaagaattgaagacagggtatagacagaggttaatgaagacattgtctaaagtaccataaaggattccggtgaaagtacagttgtttattgacagtcagtgtctgaagcaataaagttaaggtaagcttaacaatttaaataaggctataatacgaagacctgaatcggggttagtcgtctgtgaaccagaccagttgcactaggcgtcaacagctcgtgaaaggaatctgagtattatttatagaagaattgttaagttgaggaacgtacttggattgaacatttatatgttaaagtacgagaagaggtgcgtgGGGTATatagctaaacagctcaggggactggcgaagctcaaagtttaattgttaaattaaataaattatttaatggactttaatataatttatttaataaacttaaaatgatttatcttatatactttaaataagtttattttataaatctaaattagtttatttatataagttatatttaagtttattttataaattaatttagttacaatttaaacttaaaacgaaaacaaaaaaaagaaaaggaaaaagaaaaagaaaatagaaaaaaaaagaaacaaaaaggaaacaaaaaaaaaaacaaaagaaaaacaaaagaaaacaaaacaaagaaaaaggaaaaagaaaaaaaaagaaaaacaaataaatGGAAACAAACGTGTACATGTTGTTTAAGTTTATGTTAAGTACATAAACATGTACTTGGAAAGCAGGTGTCGCCACAGGCAATCACCCCTCCcccttgtcgccacagagctgttGTTTGTTTTTTTTGGTTAAGTAGTAGTAGTACTCTGAGTCGCAATACAAAGAAATAAAGTTATCGCCACTCAATCCTCAGCCACACATTATTGGATAtaaaagtctacactttgcagcagaagaaaggaagctgttaggtcacacacacactgtagagggggggtgaatacagtgtatagtacactcaaatcgaacttaaagaacttgagtaacaaacttaattgaaacaataaactctgttataatatgaaactgttacctctcagtgatgaacaaatatcacgagagctgctagggttacaatgaataatcttctcgaatatgataacacttctagtgtaaaccctatgcctgtgtttatatactacacagttacaagataatcgctaattgatatgaaatataattctgcttcctaaaatatatcaatcagatatcttctattccaagtattccattcttcacggaattccttcttcatgcatatctcttcttatgttttatctctatcttctttcctttaatcagctactgtcttcatctgatcgtccttcagcacttaagttctgatatctatcttctgatgattatctcctgataatataagtactgatatccttaagtcctgacttccagtataagtactgatcaccagttaagtactgatctatcctgttcacacaagatttgaaaactaaacataagacatattagccatgacattatcaaatatatctaacaatctcccccaacttgtaaattaacaaaatatacaagttaaacaaatatttgatgatgtcaaaaacattaagtacaaatgcatgagaaatagactagataactacaacttacagtccttaaagttttaccaatttcaatttctgataacaacttcaatctgcataaatatcagaatttaagcagttgtagatctttgacttggcttcatcaacttccgatctctctgatgtcaggagttgttctgagatagttcttcaacaaacatttctcagcatatcttagttcatcaatcattctccttttaacacctttaagctctgcagtatcttcaccagtttgaaagattgcagctctgagatcattaatctttgctttccttaactcctggtctagtcttataacataagctttgtcagattcaagattgaattcaagtcccttaataccaagatacgttctgatctgtgcagtattaggcttcatatcaacaatatccccattgtgatctctgtactttggaacatatctgctgtcagacttaacagaataaagccttttctgtctctgaatctgttcttttaagtaatttgcagcagtctctgttattctgtcatccacttgaagtaagaaaagtacatgctccaattcttcaaaatacttcaaaggaatggcattttgtcttatatgataaaccctaccatctgtcatgaaatacaacatgatgtattctttcaagtaggtatggtaaaccatctgtacagattctagttgattcaatctctcaggagttgctccaatacctggttcactcaaggaagttggatcatcggtagtgttgtgcactcttctttcatcagcacttcccaatccagttttatctctaacttcctttccagtaactactcttgcttcaaaaccacttggagtagtcttcaaagattgagtctgttttgctttagtgaatcctggtaggagtgttttagatctattttctgatatcaagttaacttgagcactgtcagaggttacttgcttcttctgaatatcagaactcaCAATgccttgactctgaacaacttgagccatgtcagaggttgttttaagaacttttctcgAAGTCAGaacaagatcatcttttccatcagtaatttcttcttcctcaggaggtacataaggcttgataggttcaccaaccttttctttacccttggatcttggatctatctgtggttgtgatctagccaaagtttcttcagtatgtaccctttctttgatcacaatgcctttaggttttggaagtaactttttaccagaagcttcagatttagatgtgactttctctgatttaagtctggcttcttcttcctttaaattttccaagtccatccctggattttcttgaagaaataactgtcttggcatttcctcatcaagatctagaagttcatcagaacttatccttttaccagcagcagaacttattctttttccagtatcagaacttgttctgtgactatcttgtcttgatgtaaaccttctaccttgactatgaccactacccattccagagtttccttggtcatcttttccatcatcctttccttgcagtgtcttgttggttttgcatttggacttaattaccttctcccccttttttgcatcagcaggtaataaaagagagataagtagttccactgaggtctggatttcagtaagttgtgattgctgagaagcttgatttgtcagaatttgatcaatctgagcttgttgcttctcttgagttttctcaatataagcaaccctgtcaatggtaggttggaagaactttttcttatcaattttccaaacgtgttcctgtttgataaagttctcctgaatcttgtgtagctctgcatgagtgttagaatgaagaccttgtagatgtttagtactcaatgcagtgactctaagctgggttttaaaatcattagaatgtaacatttcatcagctttagtcaagtgctcagcaagatgtaaagcatttggaacacaggaaactgagttccattccttagtccactcctgacctgcaggagtttcactccaaggtactggtgcatccccgataacaaacttctttaccagttcagactttggaagagtctgttgaggagtatgtcctgaaggacctgcttcatcagcatctacagttgtagcagcctcaccagtatctccaatatttgcagcatcagaacttagagaatcagtatcttctgataagacaacagtgtgagtagcaatggaggcttcagcatcctctaattgctgatctgatattaagttctgatcaaccaccatatcctgatgctcacctaaaatctgatcatcagcatcttgatgcagagaaggtgttagtgataactcaggagtttgaacagcatcagtaacaggtgttgtggaaggattatttgcagttggagcttctaagaaaagtatttcaggcacaaccaggttctgaatatcaatttcagcacctgtgcctggatcaacaagagacacagaaggtgaattagccttgtcagatacaggttcctgagatggagttgatggagaagaagtgactggagcaaattccttatcttgtgagatcagagattcctgatccccttccttagctgcttcctcctcatcatctgaaattggccgttgtgccctctgtttcttgtacttccttgttaatttagattccttgggagtttcaggaaccgtcata
It contains:
- the LOC141720644 gene encoding 29 kDa ribonucleoprotein A, chloroplastic-like; amino-acid sequence: MASAAATSSLHLLPLTPKTHSTKPFSNSLSSISIIINNNNKPLSTCLSSIKFFQLSLPCRVLKLAVSSDFGVEVDDASDAVFENELSEVEQVEEEPAERVASFSPDLKIFVGNLPFSCDSATLAGLFESSGNVEMVEVIYDKISGRSRGFGFVTMSSMEEVQAAVEQFNGYELDGRPLRVNAGPPPPREDNPFRAPRSGGRSFDNTNRVYVGNLAWGVDNLALETLFSEQGKVLEAKVVYDRESGRSRGFGFVTYGSANEVNRAIDSLNGAELDGRQIRVSVAEAPAMRRQY